DNA sequence from the Roseibium sp. HPY-6 genome:
CGGAAAGGGCCGAGGCTTCGCTCTCCGAATGGGTGACCAGAAGGGTCGCTATGGGCGCCCCGTCCAGAAGATTGCGGGTCAGTGCGATCATTTCGGTAGCAAGCGCCTTGTCGAGTGATGCAAAGGGTTCGTCCATAACCAGAAAATCTGGCCGGGCGGCGAAGGCGCGCGCAAGCGCAAGGCGGCGTCTTTGGCCGAGTGACAGCTGATCCGGCAGATGTCCGCCCTTGCCGTCGAGCCCGACCCGTTGCAGTGCGGCCTCTGCGGCTTCGTCAGTCAGACCGACGATGAGCTTGAGGTTGTCCGCGGCAGTGCGCCAGGGCAGAAGCGTTGGTTCCTGAAACACCATTGCCAGGCGCTCCGGCCGCGTAACCTGTCCCTCGAACTCCGTGTCGAGGCCTGCTGCAATGCGCAGGAGGGTCGTCTTG
Encoded proteins:
- a CDS encoding ATP-binding cassette domain-containing protein translates to MIEIDIRNKSFDDQQVLGNAALTIPAGECVAVLGPSGIGKTTLLRIAAGLDTEFEGQVTRPERLAMVFQEPTLLPWRTAADNLKLIVGLTDEAAEAALQRVGLDGKGGHLPDQLSLGQRRRLALARAFAARPDFLVMDEPFASLDKALATEMIALTRNLLDGAPIATLLVTHSESEASALSDRITYLQGRPAVLTNAQAAD